A window of the Streptomyces sp. JB150 genome harbors these coding sequences:
- a CDS encoding GNAT family N-acetyltransferase, with product MVLHVPVSDPRVRPLLRELGDEYCRRYGKDAHAELSRYPDEEFTAPYGGVLLLLLQAGEPVAGGAFRRYDPQTAELKRIWTHSAHRRRGLARRVVAELEREAAARGYRRVHLTTGPRQPEARALYLATGYTPLFDTDADPETIGPLPFEKHLPAHRRAGAAVRTTTGKAAAL from the coding sequence ATGGTCCTGCACGTGCCCGTCTCCGACCCCAGAGTGCGGCCCCTGCTGCGCGAACTCGGCGACGAGTACTGCCGCCGGTACGGCAAGGACGCCCACGCCGAGCTGTCCCGCTACCCCGACGAGGAGTTCACCGCGCCGTACGGCGGCGTCCTGCTGCTCCTGCTCCAGGCGGGTGAGCCCGTCGCGGGCGGCGCCTTCCGCCGCTACGACCCGCAGACCGCCGAACTGAAACGGATCTGGACGCACTCGGCGCACCGCCGGCGCGGTCTCGCCCGGCGGGTCGTCGCCGAACTCGAACGCGAGGCCGCCGCCCGCGGCTACCGGCGCGTCCATCTGACCACCGGCCCCCGCCAGCCCGAGGCGCGCGCCCTGTATCTGGCGACCGGCTACACCCCCCTCTTCGACACGGACGCCGACCCCGAGACCATCGGCCCGCTGCCCTTCGAGAAGCACCTGCCGGCGCACCGGCGGGCGGGAGCGGCCGTCCGCACCACCACGGGAAAGGCGGCCGCCCTGTGA
- a CDS encoding LLM class flavin-dependent oxidoreductase, with translation MPVEFLGIAATNDGSETTPRSGAAFDKEYTLRLARAHEEHGWDRVLFAYGSGSPDPAPAAAYIASRLDRLQILLAHRPNVSYPTFAAKTFATLDQISGGRLTVHFITGGNDHEQAREGDTLTKDERYARTREYIRIVKTIWTTHEPFDHEGEHYRFHDFVSDVFPVQQPRPAVSFGGSSPAAYAAGGAEADIYCLWGEPLEKTAEQIEAVKAAARAAGRTDTPRIQVAFRPIIAPTEELAWEKAHRTVDAIRRRREAGVVRHHRGTAPENTGSQRLIAIAEAGERYDRALWTPTAAATGGAGNSNALVGTPETVAQALLDYYDLGVDILSARGYDLLDDAIDFGRYVIPIVREEVAKRDAERAAARGAENAAARDADATAERAAAPTAAHDAAPQSLAAVRA, from the coding sequence ATGCCCGTGGAGTTCCTTGGCATCGCCGCCACCAACGACGGCTCCGAGACCACCCCGCGCTCCGGCGCCGCCTTCGACAAGGAGTACACCCTCCGTCTCGCCCGCGCCCACGAGGAGCACGGCTGGGACCGGGTGCTCTTCGCCTACGGCTCCGGCTCGCCCGACCCCGCGCCGGCCGCCGCGTACATCGCGAGCAGGCTGGACCGGTTGCAGATCCTGCTCGCCCACCGCCCCAACGTCTCCTACCCGACGTTCGCCGCGAAAACGTTCGCCACCCTCGACCAGATCAGCGGCGGGCGGCTGACCGTGCACTTCATCACCGGCGGCAACGACCACGAGCAGGCCCGCGAGGGCGACACCCTCACCAAGGACGAGCGCTACGCCCGCACCCGCGAGTACATCCGCATCGTCAAGACTATCTGGACCACCCACGAGCCCTTCGACCACGAGGGCGAGCACTACCGCTTCCACGACTTCGTCAGCGACGTGTTCCCCGTGCAGCAGCCGCGCCCCGCCGTCTCGTTCGGCGGTTCCTCGCCCGCCGCGTACGCCGCCGGCGGCGCGGAGGCCGACATCTACTGCCTGTGGGGCGAACCCCTGGAGAAGACGGCCGAGCAGATCGAGGCCGTCAAGGCCGCCGCGCGCGCCGCGGGCCGCACCGACACCCCCCGCATCCAGGTCGCGTTCCGGCCGATCATCGCCCCCACCGAGGAACTCGCCTGGGAGAAGGCCCACCGCACGGTCGACGCCATCCGCCGGCGCCGCGAGGCGGGAGTCGTCCGCCACCACCGCGGCACGGCACCCGAGAACACCGGCTCGCAGCGGCTGATCGCCATCGCCGAGGCGGGCGAGCGCTACGACCGCGCCCTGTGGACCCCGACGGCCGCCGCGACCGGCGGCGCGGGCAACTCCAACGCGCTCGTCGGCACCCCGGAGACGGTCGCCCAGGCGCTGCTCGACTACTACGACCTGGGCGTCGACATCCTCTCCGCGCGCGGCTACGACCTGCTGGACGACGCCATCGACTTCGGCCGGTACGTGATCCCGATCGTGCGCGAGGAGGTCGCCAAGCGCGACGCGGAGCGCGCCGCCGCACGGGGTGCGGAGAACGCCGCCGCGCGTGACGCCGACGCCACCGCCGAGCGCGCCGCCGCCCCCACCGCCGCCCACGACGCGGCGCCCCAGTCCCTCGCGGCGGTGCGCGCGTGA
- a CDS encoding acyl-CoA dehydrogenase family protein yields MRVARETADDLATDASVRDQAGKAPFDEVSRLREAGLLTLLTPAEHGGGGADWPTAYAVVREIAAADAAIGQLLGCHTFLSWSARFLNEPALAALIDRRSAAEQWCWGGGLARQEPSLALTPTADGHVLDGRQSYVTGVLVADRIAVRAVRADTGEPVAVLVDPAAPGVRVDNDAETFGQRLAAGGSVEFDAAPVAADDVVGSLATDDDVLSPRAALVSPVGRLLSVQLQLGMADGVLAEARDYARAGHAPWHPAWPVGSPHDPHVLTAFGELAVLVRAASALADQALAAVSAGLARGDELTFEEHAEIAVVVAMAEAAASRAAQESTARALDVVGARSTSARLGLDRFWRNARTHTLYEPVAHRLRDVGDYFLNGAHPSLALPL; encoded by the coding sequence CTGCGGGTGGCGCGTGAGACGGCCGACGACCTCGCCACGGACGCGTCCGTCCGGGACCAGGCCGGCAAGGCGCCGTTCGACGAGGTGTCCCGGCTGCGCGAGGCGGGGCTGCTGACCCTGCTGACCCCGGCCGAACACGGGGGCGGCGGCGCCGACTGGCCCACGGCCTACGCCGTCGTCCGGGAGATAGCCGCCGCCGACGCCGCGATCGGCCAGCTGCTGGGCTGTCACACCTTCCTGTCGTGGAGCGCCCGGTTCCTCAACGAGCCCGCGCTCGCCGCCCTGATCGACCGGCGGTCCGCCGCGGAGCAGTGGTGCTGGGGCGGGGGCCTGGCCCGCCAGGAACCCTCGCTCGCGCTCACCCCGACCGCCGACGGCCACGTGCTGGACGGCAGGCAGAGCTATGTGACCGGGGTGCTGGTGGCCGACCGTATCGCCGTACGGGCGGTGCGCGCCGACACCGGTGAGCCCGTCGCCGTCCTGGTCGACCCGGCCGCTCCCGGCGTGCGCGTCGACAACGATGCCGAGACCTTCGGGCAGCGCCTGGCGGCCGGCGGGAGTGTGGAGTTCGACGCCGCGCCGGTGGCCGCCGACGACGTCGTCGGTTCGCTGGCCACGGACGACGACGTGCTGTCGCCCCGGGCCGCCCTGGTCTCGCCGGTCGGGCGGCTGCTCTCCGTCCAGCTGCAGCTCGGCATGGCCGACGGCGTGCTCGCCGAGGCCCGTGACTACGCCCGGGCCGGCCACGCGCCCTGGCACCCCGCCTGGCCCGTCGGCTCCCCGCACGACCCGCACGTGCTGACCGCGTTCGGGGAGCTGGCCGTCCTGGTGCGGGCCGCGTCCGCCCTCGCCGACCAGGCGCTGGCCGCGGTGAGCGCGGGGCTGGCCCGCGGTGACGAGCTCACCTTCGAGGAGCACGCGGAGATCGCCGTGGTGGTGGCCATGGCGGAGGCCGCCGCCTCCCGCGCCGCGCAGGAGTCCACCGCCCGCGCCCTCGACGTCGTCGGCGCCCGGTCGACCTCCGCCCGGCTGGGCCTGGACCGCTTCTGGCGCAACGCCCGCACCCACACCCTCTACGAGCCCGTCGCCCACCGCCTGCGCGACGTCGGCGACTACTTCCTCAACGGGGCACACCCCTCGCTCGCCCTGCCGCTCTGA
- a CDS encoding Rrf2 family transcriptional regulator, with protein sequence MRISARADYAVRAALQLAASRDDGPLKAEAIATAQDIPHKFLESILNDMRRGGLVLSQRGGNGGYRLAKPPESISIADVIRVVDGPLVSVRGVRPPELSYTGPAESLLPLWIALRSNVREILEGVSLADVASAQLPADVSALTHAPDAWVNP encoded by the coding sequence ATGCGGATCTCAGCCAGGGCGGACTACGCGGTACGTGCCGCGCTACAGCTCGCCGCCTCACGGGACGACGGCCCCCTGAAGGCGGAGGCGATCGCGACCGCCCAGGACATTCCGCACAAGTTCCTGGAAAGCATCCTCAACGACATGCGCCGCGGCGGTCTGGTGCTCAGCCAGCGCGGCGGCAACGGCGGCTACCGGCTGGCCAAGCCCCCCGAGTCCATCAGCATCGCCGACGTCATCCGGGTCGTGGACGGACCGCTGGTCTCGGTGCGCGGAGTCCGGCCCCCGGAGCTGTCCTACACCGGGCCCGCCGAATCGTTGCTGCCCCTGTGGATCGCGCTGCGGTCCAATGTGCGGGAAATCCTCGAGGGCGTCTCACTGGCCGATGTCGCCTCGGCCCAGCTGCCTGCGGATGTGTCCGCCCTGACCCACGCCCCGGACGCCTGGGTGAACCCCTGA
- a CDS encoding aliphatic sulfonate ABC transporter substrate-binding protein, whose amino-acid sequence MSAARPLTTLRALAATATLPLLLTACGYGSDAKDDAPRAEVAADAEKLSTDEVRIGYFPNLTHATALVGREQGFFQKELGGTEAKYATFNAGPSEIEALNSKSIDIGWIGPSPAINGYTKSGGKNLRIIGGSASGGVKLVVNPEKIKSVKDVKGKKIATPQLGNTQDVAFLNWIAEQGWTVDAQSGKGDVSVVRTDNKVTPDAYKSGSIDGAWVPEPTASKLVSEGAKVLLDESGLWPDEKFVITNIIVRQDFLKEHPDVVEAVLRGAVKSNEWINANPEQAKAAANAALKQESGKALPAEVIDPAWKSIAFLDDPLAATLDTQAAHAVKAGLLEQPDLKGIYDLTLLNKVLKAEGEATVDDAGLGAE is encoded by the coding sequence GTGTCTGCCGCACGACCGCTCACCACCCTGCGCGCCCTCGCCGCGACAGCGACTCTCCCCCTCCTGCTGACCGCCTGCGGTTACGGCTCCGACGCCAAGGACGACGCCCCGCGGGCGGAGGTCGCGGCGGACGCCGAGAAGCTCTCCACCGACGAGGTCCGGATCGGCTACTTCCCCAACCTCACGCACGCCACCGCCCTGGTCGGCCGTGAACAGGGCTTCTTCCAGAAGGAACTCGGCGGCACCGAGGCGAAGTACGCCACCTTCAACGCGGGCCCCTCGGAGATCGAGGCGCTGAACTCGAAGTCCATCGACATCGGCTGGATCGGCCCATCCCCCGCCATCAACGGCTACACCAAGTCGGGCGGCAAGAACCTGCGCATCATCGGCGGTTCGGCCTCCGGCGGGGTGAAGCTGGTGGTGAACCCGGAGAAGATCAAGTCCGTCAAGGACGTCAAGGGCAAGAAGATCGCCACCCCGCAGCTCGGCAACACGCAGGACGTCGCGTTCCTCAACTGGATCGCCGAGCAGGGCTGGACGGTCGACGCGCAGAGCGGCAAGGGCGACGTCTCCGTGGTGCGCACCGACAACAAGGTGACCCCCGACGCCTACAAGTCCGGTTCCATCGACGGCGCGTGGGTGCCCGAGCCGACCGCCTCAAAGCTGGTTTCCGAGGGCGCGAAGGTGCTGCTGGACGAGTCCGGCCTGTGGCCGGACGAGAAGTTCGTCATCACGAACATCATCGTGCGGCAGGACTTCCTCAAGGAGCACCCGGACGTCGTCGAGGCCGTGCTGCGCGGCGCGGTGAAGAGCAACGAGTGGATCAACGCCAACCCCGAGCAGGCGAAGGCCGCGGCCAACGCGGCCCTGAAGCAGGAGTCCGGCAAGGCGCTGCCCGCCGAGGTCATCGACCCGGCCTGGAAGTCGATCGCCTTCCTGGACGACCCGCTGGCCGCCACCCTCGACACCCAGGCCGCCCACGCGGTGAAGGCCGGTCTGCTGGAGCAGCCGGACCTGAAGGGGATCTACGACCTCACCCTGCTCAACAAGGTCCTCAAGGCCGAGGGTGAGGCCACCGTCGACGACGCCGGCCTCGGCGCCGAGTAA
- a CDS encoding ABC transporter ATP-binding protein, with amino-acid sequence MATTLAKVADGTETTAAYAARIEHVSKSFPGPAGRQLVLDDITLDVAPGEFVTLLGASGCGKSTLLNVVAGLDEPSAGSVTTDGRPALMFQEHALFPWLTAGQNIELALKLRGVAKAERRPEAQRLLELVRLKDAHRKRVHELSGGMRQRVALARALAQDSRLLLMDEPFAALDAITRDVLHDELTRIWRETGLSVLFVTHNVREAVRLAQRVVLLSSRPGRIARQWTVDIPQPRRLEDIPVAELSAEITEELRGEIRRHGQH; translated from the coding sequence ATGGCCACGACGCTCGCCAAGGTTGCCGACGGTACGGAGACGACGGCCGCGTACGCCGCCCGCATCGAGCACGTCTCGAAGTCGTTCCCGGGCCCCGCCGGGCGGCAGCTCGTCCTGGACGACATCACTCTCGATGTCGCGCCGGGCGAGTTCGTCACCCTCCTCGGGGCCTCGGGATGCGGCAAGTCCACCCTGCTCAATGTGGTGGCGGGGCTGGACGAACCGTCCGCCGGCTCGGTCACGACCGACGGCCGCCCGGCCCTGATGTTCCAGGAGCACGCGCTCTTCCCGTGGCTGACGGCCGGTCAGAACATCGAACTGGCCTTGAAGCTGCGCGGGGTCGCCAAGGCCGAGCGCCGGCCCGAGGCACAGCGGCTGCTGGAACTCGTCCGGCTGAAGGACGCGCACCGCAAGCGGGTGCACGAGCTGTCCGGCGGTATGCGCCAGCGGGTGGCACTGGCCCGCGCGCTGGCCCAGGACAGCAGGCTGCTGCTGATGGACGAGCCGTTCGCGGCGCTGGACGCCATCACCCGCGACGTGCTGCACGACGAGCTGACCCGCATCTGGCGCGAGACCGGCCTGTCGGTGCTGTTCGTGACGCACAACGTGCGCGAGGCGGTACGGCTCGCACAGCGCGTGGTGCTGCTGTCCTCCCGGCCCGGCCGCATCGCGCGCCAGTGGACGGTGGACATCCCGCAGCCGCGCCGCCTGGAGGACATCCCGGTCGCCGAACTGTCCGCCGAGATCACCGAAGAACTGCGTGGGGAGATCCGCCGCCATGGCCAGCACTGA
- a CDS encoding ABC transporter permease, with protein MASTDTSADAPVKDGGDLAGLEAGLDALETVESRRTPLRETLLRKVLPPVTAVTLVLVVWQLLVLAEVAPDYKLPSPAAVWDEVETAWLQGTLLDYIWTSVSRGLLGFLLALAIGTPLGLLVARVGFVRAALGPILSGLQSLPSVAWVPPAVIWLGLNDSMMYAVILLGAVPSIANGLVAGIDQIPPLFLRAGRTLGATGLRGARHIVLPAALPGYLAGLKQGWAFSWRSLMAAEIIASSPDLGVGLGQLLENGRNNASMSQVFLAIFLILLVGIAIDLLIFSPLERRVLRGRGLLVKG; from the coding sequence ATGGCCAGCACTGACACGTCCGCCGACGCGCCCGTCAAGGACGGCGGCGACCTGGCCGGCCTGGAGGCCGGCCTGGACGCCCTGGAGACGGTCGAATCCCGCCGCACCCCGCTGCGCGAGACCCTGCTGCGCAAGGTGCTCCCGCCGGTCACCGCCGTCACGCTGGTGCTGGTGGTGTGGCAGCTGCTGGTGCTGGCGGAAGTGGCGCCCGACTACAAGCTGCCCTCCCCGGCCGCCGTCTGGGACGAGGTGGAGACGGCCTGGCTCCAGGGCACCCTGCTCGACTACATCTGGACGTCCGTCTCGCGCGGCCTGCTCGGCTTCCTGCTCGCGCTCGCCATCGGCACCCCACTGGGACTGCTGGTCGCCCGCGTGGGCTTCGTCCGCGCGGCCCTCGGCCCCATCCTGTCCGGTCTGCAGTCGCTGCCGTCGGTGGCCTGGGTGCCGCCCGCGGTCATCTGGCTGGGCCTGAACGACTCGATGATGTACGCCGTCATCCTGCTCGGCGCGGTCCCCTCCATCGCCAACGGCCTCGTCGCGGGCATCGACCAGATCCCGCCGCTGTTCCTGCGCGCCGGGCGGACGCTGGGGGCGACCGGACTGCGCGGCGCCCGGCACATCGTGCTCCCGGCCGCGCTGCCCGGCTACCTCGCGGGGCTGAAGCAGGGCTGGGCGTTCTCCTGGCGGTCCCTGATGGCCGCCGAGATCATCGCCTCCTCCCCCGACCTCGGCGTCGGTCTCGGCCAGCTGCTGGAGAACGGGCGCAACAACGCCAGCATGTCGCAGGTGTTCCTGGCGATCTTCCTGATCCTGCTCGTCGGCATCGCCATCGACCTGCTGATCTTCAGCCCGCTGGAGCGGCGGGTGCTGCGCGGCCGCGGCCTGCTGGTGAAGGGCTGA
- a CDS encoding adenosylcobinamide amidohydrolase yields MSPLVPRPRPAPAPLSVECLGRWEDGERLPALLWAPGPGRRMISNAVLGGGIGERAWVLNAQVAHGYRRHDPERHLAELAHAMGLSGAGVGLLTAADVSAYAHARDGGAEAVVTAGVSVRGWAAFAGEGTAVPPAPGTINIVVALPVALTDAALVNAVATATEAKVQALLDAGLDCSGTPTDAVCVAAAVPRPGDQAQAFAGPRSLWGARLARAVHRAVRAAVSPSPAGRGRAAPAAPAG; encoded by the coding sequence GTGTCCCCGCTCGTCCCCCGGCCGCGCCCCGCGCCGGCGCCGCTGTCCGTGGAGTGCCTCGGCCGCTGGGAGGACGGCGAGCGGTTGCCCGCACTGTTGTGGGCGCCGGGGCCCGGCCGGCGGATGATCAGCAACGCCGTCCTGGGCGGTGGCATCGGCGAACGCGCCTGGGTGCTCAACGCGCAGGTCGCCCACGGTTATCGCCGCCACGACCCCGAACGGCACCTGGCGGAACTGGCGCACGCCATGGGCCTGTCCGGAGCGGGCGTCGGTCTGCTGACGGCGGCCGACGTGTCGGCGTACGCCCACGCCCGCGACGGGGGCGCCGAGGCCGTCGTCACCGCCGGCGTGAGCGTGCGGGGCTGGGCAGCCTTCGCCGGGGAGGGCACCGCCGTACCGCCCGCCCCCGGCACCATCAACATCGTCGTCGCGCTGCCCGTGGCGCTGACCGACGCCGCCCTGGTCAACGCGGTGGCGACGGCCACCGAGGCCAAGGTCCAGGCGCTCCTGGACGCGGGCCTCGACTGCTCCGGCACCCCCACCGACGCGGTGTGCGTCGCCGCCGCCGTACCGCGACCCGGAGACCAGGCGCAGGCCTTCGCCGGGCCGCGTTCCCTGTGGGGCGCGCGCCTGGCGCGGGCCGTGCACCGTGCCGTGCGCGCCGCCGTCAGCCCTTCACCAGCAGGCCGCGGCCGCGCAGCACCCGCCGCTCCAGCGGGCTGA
- a CDS encoding carboxymuconolactone decarboxylase family protein: MSARLNIFGSPLAGQVLKHFVAAGKVLADSSLPAATQELVKIRASQINGCGFCTDMHTKEAAAAGESAVRLHLIAAWREATVFTEAERAALELAEEGTRTADAAGGVSDEVWANAAKHYDEEQLAALVSLIALINAFNRVNVLVQQPAGDYRVGQFD; this comes from the coding sequence ATGAGCGCTCGGCTGAACATCTTCGGCAGCCCCCTCGCCGGGCAGGTCCTGAAGCACTTCGTGGCGGCGGGCAAGGTCCTCGCGGACTCGTCGCTGCCCGCCGCCACCCAGGAGCTGGTGAAGATCCGCGCGAGCCAGATCAACGGGTGCGGTTTCTGCACCGACATGCACACCAAGGAAGCCGCCGCCGCGGGCGAGTCGGCGGTGCGGCTCCACCTGATCGCGGCCTGGCGGGAGGCGACGGTCTTCACCGAGGCCGAGCGCGCCGCGCTGGAGCTGGCGGAGGAGGGCACCCGGACAGCGGACGCGGCCGGCGGGGTCTCGGACGAGGTCTGGGCCAACGCCGCCAAGCACTACGACGAGGAGCAGCTCGCCGCGCTCGTGTCCCTGATCGCGCTCATCAACGCCTTCAACCGGGTCAACGTCCTCGTCCAGCAGCCCGCCGGCGACTACCGCGTGGGCCAGTTCGACTGA
- a CDS encoding DUF6230 family protein has product MKDEQGRQVVGRIRWRRFALLAVPGCAATAALGIALAQGALAASFAVSGQQFKVSADRLTGEGFAQYGNIDTNVRGDLLPVATVGIRSAKIDSLCQSVVTSLPVLGDISLNLTAGTGATPVEAKDLFLDATQLEGNASFNNIEIGRDASTLDKGPEGAQGMQDAFSQQADDLSITNLKQVAWAANAGTFKLSGLKMKITKGKKECF; this is encoded by the coding sequence ATGAAAGACGAACAAGGCAGACAGGTAGTGGGCCGGATCCGGTGGCGGCGGTTCGCGCTGCTCGCCGTCCCCGGCTGCGCGGCCACCGCCGCCCTCGGGATCGCCCTCGCCCAGGGCGCGCTCGCCGCCTCGTTCGCCGTCTCGGGCCAGCAGTTCAAGGTCTCCGCCGACCGGCTCACCGGGGAGGGCTTCGCCCAGTACGGCAACATCGACACCAACGTCCGGGGCGATCTGCTCCCGGTCGCCACGGTCGGCATCAGGAGCGCGAAGATCGACAGCCTGTGCCAGTCCGTGGTCACGAGTCTCCCGGTGCTCGGTGACATCTCGCTCAACCTCACCGCCGGGACCGGCGCCACCCCCGTCGAGGCGAAGGACCTGTTCCTCGACGCCACCCAGCTGGAGGGCAACGCCTCCTTCAACAACATCGAGATCGGCCGGGACGCCTCCACCCTCGACAAGGGGCCCGAAGGGGCGCAGGGCATGCAGGACGCCTTTTCCCAGCAGGCCGACGACCTCTCCATCACCAACCTCAAGCAGGTGGCGTGGGCCGCCAACGCCGGCACCTTCAAGCTCTCCGGGCTCAAGATGAAGATCACCAAGGGGAAGAAGGAATGTTTCTGA
- a CDS encoding DUF6114 domain-containing protein, protein MFLSRRTWRAWRRGRPFWGGLVTVLAGAEISVLPLAPLEVMLQQGIAGLPSVLLGLMMIVMGLSAWVAPHYRGLAGVVTVLLAVAALVMSNLGGFLIGTLLGIVGGSMIFAWQPVAPVPPVDQAGRAGGAEAAEPSGAAGSTGPTASTEPAESHDVTPPGATPPEAIPPGATPHRVTPSAHPTSVDRR, encoded by the coding sequence ATGTTTCTGAGCCGGCGCACGTGGCGCGCCTGGCGCCGCGGCCGGCCCTTCTGGGGCGGCCTGGTCACCGTCCTCGCCGGCGCGGAGATCAGCGTCCTGCCCCTGGCTCCGCTGGAGGTCATGCTCCAGCAGGGCATCGCCGGGCTCCCGTCCGTCCTGCTCGGCCTGATGATGATCGTGATGGGCCTGTCCGCGTGGGTCGCCCCGCACTACCGCGGGCTGGCCGGCGTGGTCACCGTGCTCCTCGCCGTCGCCGCCCTGGTCATGTCCAACCTGGGCGGGTTCCTGATCGGCACCCTCCTGGGCATCGTCGGCGGCTCCATGATCTTCGCCTGGCAGCCGGTGGCGCCGGTGCCGCCGGTCGACCAGGCGGGGCGCGCCGGGGGCGCGGAGGCCGCCGAGCCGAGCGGGGCCGCCGGGTCCACCGGCCCGACCGCGTCCACCGAGCCCGCCGAGTCGCACGACGTCACCCCACCCGGCGCCACCCCACCCGAGGCGATCCCACCTGGCGCCACCCCACACCGCGTCACCCCCTCCGCTCACCCCACATCCGTCGACCGCCGCTGA
- a CDS encoding SDR family oxidoreductase encodes MSKPLTGKVALVTGGSRGLGAATVRLLAEQGADVAFTYVSSEKQAQAVVDEVRGKGAKAVAFRSDQADTSRAPALIDDVVAHFGGLDILVNNAAISVEQGRRVDDPDADTAALDRMHATNYLGVIAVIRAASRVLRTGGRIITVSSGLGSRVGVPGVADYAATKSGIERYTMGVARDLGPRDITANVVEAGLMDSGMQPPDPDTLKALLSSLSLQRLGHPDEIAAAIAFLASPAASYVTGAVLDAHGGYNA; translated from the coding sequence ATGAGCAAGCCACTCACGGGCAAAGTCGCCCTGGTCACGGGGGGATCGCGCGGACTGGGAGCCGCGACCGTACGGCTGCTGGCCGAGCAAGGCGCCGACGTCGCCTTCACCTACGTCAGCTCCGAGAAGCAGGCGCAGGCCGTCGTCGACGAGGTGCGCGGCAAGGGAGCCAAGGCCGTCGCCTTCAGGTCCGACCAGGCGGACACGAGCCGGGCGCCGGCGCTGATCGACGACGTGGTCGCGCACTTCGGCGGCCTGGACATCCTCGTCAACAACGCGGCGATCTCGGTGGAGCAGGGCCGCAGGGTGGACGACCCGGACGCCGACACCGCCGCGCTGGACCGGATGCACGCCACCAACTACCTCGGCGTGATCGCCGTCATCCGGGCCGCCTCCCGAGTGCTGCGCACGGGCGGCCGCATCATCACGGTGAGTTCCGGACTGGGTTCCCGGGTCGGCGTCCCGGGCGTCGCCGACTACGCGGCGACCAAGTCAGGCATCGAGAGGTACACCATGGGGGTCGCACGGGACCTCGGGCCCCGCGACATCACGGCCAACGTCGTGGAAGCCGGGCTGATGGACAGCGGCATGCAACCGCCGGACCCCGACACCCTCAAGGCCCTGCTCAGCTCGCTGTCCCTGCAACGCCTGGGGCACCCCGACGAAATCGCCGCGGCGATCGCCTTCCTGGCGAGCCCCGCCGCTTCGTACGTCACGGGCGCGGTGCTGGACGCCCACGGCGGCTACAACGCCTGA
- a CDS encoding Rrf2 family transcriptional regulator, with translation MSANSRLTIAAHALAWIGLYQRQGHEVATSEQIATSANTNPVVIRRLLGELRRAGLVESRRGAGAGWSLARELESMTLLDVYEAVEPGPLFAMHRTTPDQGCVVGHGIQPAMQSIYEGIEETVRHELARVTLADVLRDVLAAPR, from the coding sequence ATGAGCGCCAACAGCAGGCTGACCATCGCCGCCCACGCGCTGGCCTGGATCGGCCTCTACCAGCGCCAAGGCCATGAGGTCGCCACCTCCGAGCAGATCGCGACCAGCGCGAACACCAACCCCGTGGTGATCAGACGGCTGCTCGGCGAGCTGCGCAGGGCCGGGCTCGTGGAGTCCCGGCGGGGCGCGGGCGCGGGCTGGTCGCTGGCACGCGAGCTGGAGTCGATGACCCTGCTCGACGTGTACGAGGCAGTGGAACCCGGCCCGCTGTTCGCCATGCACCGCACCACCCCGGACCAGGGATGCGTGGTGGGTCACGGCATCCAGCCGGCAATGCAGAGCATCTACGAGGGTATCGAGGAGACCGTGAGACACGAGCTGGCCCGCGTCACGCTCGCGGACGTACTCCGGGACGTACTCGCGGCACCTCGCTAG
- a CDS encoding transposase — translation MVPGVRGRLPHPREKEGADTGPSPVDRRKTGSEHHLICDGRGTPLKVITTAANVNDVTRILALVDGIPPVAERRGARAAALTRSSVTRATTPTPTAESCPSGGSCRSSPARAPRASTVRASSATSSSRPSPCSTSSNALPSVGNAEPDSTNAFVSLAGSLICWRRLKKARP, via the coding sequence CTGGTGCCGGGCGTGCGTGGACGGCTCCCACATCCGCGCGAGAAAGAGGGTGCCGACACTGGTCCGTCGCCGGTCGACCGACGGAAGACGGGCAGCGAGCACCACCTGATCTGCGACGGACGCGGCACCCCGCTCAAGGTCATCACCACCGCGGCCAACGTCAACGACGTCACCCGGATCCTCGCCCTGGTCGACGGCATCCCACCCGTGGCCGAACGACGCGGAGCCCGCGCCGCCGCCCTGACTCGCTCCTCGGTGACAAGGGCTACGACGCCGACCCCAACCGCCGAGAGCTGCCCAAGCGGCGGATCTTGCCGGTCATCTCCCGCAAGGGCGCCCCGAGCATCAACGGTTCGGGCGAGCTCCGCTACGTCGTCGAGCAGACCTTCGCCCTGCTCCACCAGTTCAAACGCCTTGCCGTCCGTTGGCAACGCCGAACCGGACTCCACGAATGCCTTCGTCTCGTTGGCCGGTAGCCTTATCTGCTGGAGACGCCTCAAAAAGGCCCGCCCATGA